In a genomic window of Nostoc sp. UHCC 0870:
- the ycf46 gene encoding stress-responsive protein Ycf46, whose product MKEELNILIQAQYPLIYLVTSEEERAELAISTIAQMLRPQRRVYVWTVTHGIVEYGQPRNVSQHNTVSPEAAIDWIIRQKEPGIFILKDLHPFIDAPATTRSLRDAIASFKGMQKNIILMSPMQQVPIELEKEVVVLDFQLPDMSELNKVLTQHLEQHRGRRLTTEAREKLLRAALGLTKDESEKVYRKAQVTTGRLTEEEVDIVLSEKKQLIRRNGILEYIEEDATIDAVGGLEELKKWLKQRSNAFTERAREYGLPQPKGMLILGVPGCGKSLIAKTTSRLWGLPLLRLDMGRVYDGSMVGRSEANLRNALKTAESISPAILFIDELDKSFAGSSGSGDSDGGTSSRIFGSFLTWMQEKKSPVFVMATANRVERLPGEFLRKGRFDEIFFVDLPTPEERCDIYKIHLNKRREDITRFDLEQLAKMSDGFSGAEIEQALIAAMYEAFAQDREFTQLDIIAALKATLPLSRTMQEQVTALRDWARQRARPAAASVAEYQRMEF is encoded by the coding sequence ATGAAAGAAGAGCTCAATATTCTCATTCAAGCTCAATACCCACTAATCTACCTTGTGACCTCCGAGGAAGAACGGGCAGAGCTAGCAATTTCCACAATTGCCCAAATGTTAAGACCCCAACGCCGAGTGTATGTTTGGACAGTAACTCATGGCATCGTGGAGTATGGTCAACCCCGGAACGTAAGCCAACACAACACCGTTTCCCCAGAGGCGGCGATCGACTGGATCATCCGGCAGAAAGAACCTGGTATATTTATTCTTAAAGATTTACATCCATTTATTGATGCTCCTGCGACCACAAGGTCATTACGTGATGCGATCGCCAGCTTCAAGGGTATGCAAAAGAACATCATTTTGATGTCACCCATGCAACAAGTACCCATTGAATTGGAAAAAGAAGTTGTAGTTTTAGACTTCCAACTACCCGATATGTCAGAGTTAAACAAAGTATTAACTCAACATCTCGAACAGCATCGCGGCAGACGCTTGACTACAGAAGCACGCGAAAAACTCCTCAGGGCGGCTTTAGGCTTAACTAAAGATGAATCTGAGAAAGTCTATCGTAAAGCGCAAGTCACCACAGGGCGGCTGACAGAAGAAGAAGTAGATATAGTTCTATCTGAGAAAAAGCAACTAATCCGGCGCAATGGTATTTTAGAATACATTGAAGAAGATGCAACCATTGATGCAGTCGGTGGCTTAGAAGAATTAAAAAAATGGCTCAAACAACGCTCTAACGCCTTTACAGAAAGAGCCAGAGAGTATGGTTTACCCCAACCAAAAGGGATGTTAATTCTCGGTGTTCCTGGTTGTGGTAAGTCATTAATTGCTAAAACAACGTCCCGCTTGTGGGGTTTACCACTGTTGCGTTTGGATATGGGTCGAGTTTACGACGGCTCGATGGTGGGACGAAGTGAGGCTAACCTGCGAAACGCCCTCAAAACAGCAGAATCCATCTCCCCGGCGATTCTGTTTATCGACGAGTTAGATAAATCCTTTGCTGGAAGTTCTGGTTCTGGTGATTCTGACGGTGGTACATCTAGCAGAATATTTGGGTCTTTCCTCACATGGATGCAAGAGAAAAAATCCCCAGTGTTTGTGATGGCTACAGCCAACCGAGTAGAACGCTTACCTGGAGAATTTTTGAGGAAAGGTCGTTTCGATGAAATTTTCTTTGTAGATTTGCCTACACCTGAAGAACGGTGTGATATCTACAAGATCCACCTCAACAAACGCCGTGAAGACATCACTCGCTTCGACTTGGAACAACTAGCCAAGATGTCCGATGGTTTTTCTGGGGCAGAAATTGAACAAGCGTTAATTGCGGCAATGTACGAAGCTTTTGCCCAAGACCGCGAGTTCACCCAACTAGATATTATTGCTGCGCTCAAAGCAACTTTGCCACTGTCTCGCACGATGCAAGAACAAGTCACAGCCCTCAGAGATTGGGCTAGACAGCGAGCCAGACCAGCCGCAGCCTCCGTTGCTGAATATCAGCGAATGGAGTTTTAA
- a CDS encoding Uma2 family endonuclease: MTQAIPKPVTFEEFVNWLPENTAVRYELHNGSIVEMAQPIGEHEEVKGFIARKVTVEFDRLNLPYIIPNQVIVRPLEKDSGYFPDVLVLNQANLVNETLWKKESIVSLGASIPLIIEVVSTNWRDDYYLKYADYEEMGIPEYWIVDYAALGGRNFIGNPKQTTISVCNLVDGEYQISKFHDSDRIISQTFPELNLTPTQIFQAGLV; this comes from the coding sequence ATGACTCAAGCCATACCCAAGCCAGTAACATTTGAGGAATTTGTCAATTGGCTACCCGAAAATACTGCGGTACGCTACGAATTACATAATGGAAGCATTGTTGAGATGGCACAACCAATAGGGGAACATGAGGAAGTCAAGGGTTTTATCGCCAGAAAAGTCACGGTTGAATTTGACCGATTAAACCTCCCCTATATTATCCCCAACCAAGTTATAGTTAGACCTCTGGAAAAAGATTCTGGTTATTTTCCTGATGTGTTGGTGCTAAATCAGGCAAATCTCGTCAATGAAACATTATGGAAAAAAGAATCTATCGTTAGCTTAGGTGCATCAATACCTTTGATAATTGAAGTTGTCTCAACTAACTGGCGGGACGATTACTACTTAAAATATGCTGATTATGAAGAGATGGGTATCCCTGAATACTGGATTGTAGACTATGCTGCGTTGGGTGGACGCAATTTTATCGGCAACCCCAAACAAACAACCATCTCTGTCTGTAACTTAGTGGATGGAGAATACCAAATCAGTAAGTTTCACGACAGCGATCGCATTATCTCCCAAACCTTTCCTGAATTAAATCTCACCCCAACCCAAATTTTTCAAGCTGGTTTGGTGTAA
- a CDS encoding glycosyltransferase family 4 protein, translating to MRIALFTETFLPKVDGIVTRLRHTVDYLQRHGNQVLVIAPDGGITEYKGAKVYGVSGFPLPLYPELKMSLPRPAIGYTLEQFKPDIIHVVNPAVLGLSGIFYSKVLKIPLVASYHTHLPQYLQHYGLGMLEGVLWELLKGAHNQAALNLCTSTAMMAELSGHGIERVDLWQRGVDTELFHPDLASLEMRDRLTQNHPESPLLLYVGRLSAEKEIERIKPILEAIPQARLALVGDGPHRQTLEKHFAGTNTYFVGYLMGRELGSAFASADAFIFPSRTETLGLVLLEAMAAGCPVVAARSGGIPDIVTDGINGYLFNPQADIQDAIDATVRLLENKQERDIIRQNARREAEKWGWASATHQLQDYYQKILYGKVTGDRLQVTGTGDWGLGTGK from the coding sequence ATGAGAATTGCCTTATTCACCGAAACCTTTCTACCCAAGGTTGACGGTATTGTGACACGCCTGCGCCATACTGTTGACTATTTACAACGTCATGGAAATCAAGTTTTAGTAATTGCCCCTGATGGTGGCATTACTGAATATAAAGGAGCAAAAGTGTACGGTGTGAGTGGCTTTCCCTTACCTCTGTATCCAGAGTTGAAAATGTCACTCCCCCGCCCAGCTATCGGTTATACCCTAGAACAGTTCAAACCAGATATCATTCATGTTGTCAATCCCGCAGTTTTAGGACTATCCGGGATTTTTTATAGTAAAGTCCTGAAAATACCCTTAGTAGCATCTTATCATACACATTTACCCCAATATCTTCAGCATTATGGTTTAGGGATGCTAGAGGGGGTACTTTGGGAACTGCTGAAAGGGGCGCATAATCAAGCCGCCTTGAATCTTTGTACTTCTACCGCCATGATGGCAGAACTCTCAGGACATGGCATCGAAAGGGTAGATTTGTGGCAAAGGGGAGTAGATACAGAACTATTTCACCCAGATTTAGCTAGTTTAGAAATGCGCGATCGCTTAACGCAAAATCACCCAGAAAGCCCCTTATTATTGTACGTAGGTCGCCTTTCTGCCGAAAAAGAAATTGAGCGCATCAAACCCATATTAGAAGCAATTCCCCAAGCGCGATTGGCACTCGTAGGAGATGGGCCCCATCGCCAAACCCTAGAAAAACATTTTGCAGGTACAAATACTTATTTTGTTGGCTATCTCATGGGACGCGAGTTAGGGTCAGCCTTTGCTAGTGCTGATGCTTTTATCTTTCCTTCCCGTACAGAGACATTAGGCTTAGTCCTACTAGAAGCAATGGCGGCTGGTTGTCCAGTAGTAGCAGCTCGTTCTGGAGGTATTCCTGATATTGTCACAGATGGGATCAATGGGTATTTGTTTAACCCCCAAGCTGATATTCAAGATGCTATTGACGCAACTGTTAGGCTTTTAGAAAATAAACAAGAACGTGACATCATCCGTCAAAATGCGCGTCGAGAAGCAGAAAAGTGGGGCTGGGCATCTGCGACGCATCAGCTACAAGATTATTATCAAAAAATACTGTATGGGAAGGTGACAGGGGACAGGTTACAGGTGACAGGGACTGGGGACTGGGGACTGGGGACTGGGAAATAG
- the purC gene encoding phosphoribosylaminoimidazolesuccinocarboxamide synthase: MSVHSKLYEGKAKILYTTDDPEVLLADFKDDATAFNAQKRGSILGKGKINCSISTQLFQQLEASGIKTHFIDSPAPHQMRVKAVKIIPLEVVIRNIAAGSLCQQTGLELGTSLKQPLVEFYYKNDQLGDPLLTRDRLLLLELATPEQVDAITHLALEINHFLQEFWTRCGITLVDFKLEFGVDSQGNLLLADEISPDTCRLWNITEADPNRRVMDKDRFRKDLGNVEDAYQEVLQRVLQTVATQN, from the coding sequence ATGTCTGTTCATTCCAAGCTATACGAAGGCAAAGCAAAAATTCTCTATACAACTGATGATCCTGAAGTCCTGCTAGCTGACTTTAAGGACGATGCTACAGCATTTAATGCCCAAAAGCGAGGTAGCATCCTTGGCAAAGGGAAAATAAACTGTAGCATTTCCACTCAGCTTTTTCAACAGTTGGAAGCATCTGGTATTAAAACACACTTTATTGATAGTCCTGCCCCCCATCAAATGCGGGTAAAGGCAGTGAAAATAATACCTTTGGAAGTTGTTATCCGTAATATTGCGGCTGGTAGTTTGTGTCAACAAACAGGGTTAGAACTGGGTACATCATTAAAACAGCCCCTAGTAGAGTTTTATTATAAAAATGATCAATTAGGAGATCCGCTATTGACACGCGATCGCCTTTTGCTGTTGGAACTAGCGACACCGGAACAAGTCGATGCAATTACTCATCTAGCATTGGAAATTAATCATTTTCTCCAGGAATTCTGGACACGTTGCGGCATTACCCTAGTTGACTTCAAACTAGAATTTGGTGTTGACTCACAAGGAAATCTACTTTTAGCAGATGAAATTAGTCCCGACACCTGCCGTTTGTGGAACATAACAGAAGCAGACCCTAATCGCCGCGTTATGGACAAAGACCGTTTCCGCAAAGACTTAGGGAATGTAGAAGATGCGTATCAGGAGGTTTTACAAAGAGTTTTACAAACTGTGGCAACTCAAAATTAA
- a CDS encoding NAD-dependent epimerase/dehydratase family protein — protein MKVLVIGGDGYCGWATALYLSNRGYEVGILDSLVRRHWDNELGLDTLTPIAPIQQRLQRWQDLTGKSIDLFVGDITNYEFLQKTLHKFEPNAIVHFGEQRSAPFSMIDREHAVLTQVNNVVGTLNLLYAMKEDFPDCHLVKLGTMGEYGTPNIDIEEGYITIEHNGRKDTLPYPKQPGSMYHLSKVHDSHNIHFACRIWGLRATDLNQGVVYGVLTEETGMDELLINRLDYDGVFGTALNRFCIQAAIGHPLTVYGKGGQTRGFLDIRDTVRCMEIAIANPAQAGEFRVFNQFTELFSIGDLALMVKKAGNALGLNVEISNLDNPRVEKEEHYFNAINTKLLDLGLQPHYLSDSLLDSLLNFAVKYQKRVDNKQILPKVSWHRN, from the coding sequence ATGAAAGTCCTAGTTATTGGTGGCGATGGGTATTGTGGTTGGGCAACCGCACTTTACCTTTCCAATCGCGGTTATGAAGTTGGAATATTAGATAGTTTGGTGAGACGGCACTGGGATAACGAACTGGGTTTGGACACCCTCACGCCGATCGCACCGATTCAGCAACGCCTCCAACGCTGGCAAGATTTAACTGGTAAATCCATTGACTTGTTCGTTGGCGACATTACTAACTACGAATTTCTTCAGAAAACGTTGCACAAATTTGAACCAAATGCGATCGTGCATTTTGGTGAACAGCGTTCCGCACCGTTTTCGATGATTGACCGAGAACACGCCGTTCTCACTCAGGTCAATAATGTGGTTGGTACGTTAAACCTGCTATATGCAATGAAAGAAGACTTTCCCGACTGTCACTTAGTAAAGTTAGGGACAATGGGTGAATATGGCACACCCAACATTGACATTGAGGAAGGTTACATCACCATTGAACACAATGGGCGTAAGGATACCCTACCTTATCCTAAACAGCCTGGGTCAATGTATCACCTGAGCAAAGTTCATGATAGCCACAATATTCACTTTGCTTGCCGGATTTGGGGTTTACGGGCTACAGACTTAAACCAAGGCGTGGTTTATGGTGTCCTCACCGAAGAAACGGGGATGGACGAACTGTTGATCAACCGACTAGATTACGATGGTGTGTTTGGTACAGCATTGAACCGATTCTGTATTCAAGCGGCGATTGGTCATCCCCTCACCGTTTACGGTAAAGGTGGGCAAACTCGCGGCTTCTTGGATATTCGGGATACGGTGCGATGTATGGAAATTGCGATCGCTAATCCTGCCCAAGCTGGAGAATTTCGCGTATTTAACCAATTTACCGAACTATTCAGCATCGGTGACTTGGCATTAATGGTGAAAAAAGCCGGCAACGCTTTGGGATTAAATGTAGAAATCAGCAACTTAGATAATCCTAGAGTCGAGAAAGAAGAACATTACTTCAACGCTATCAACACTAAATTACTCGATTTAGGGCTACAACCTCACTATCTCTCGGATTCGCTACTTGATTCTCTGCTAAACTTTGCTGTCAAATATCAAAAACGCGTTGATAACAAGCAGATTTTACCCAAAGTCTCTTGGCATAGGAATTAA
- a CDS encoding GAF domain-containing protein — protein sequence MTLPNPGSVLATLTELTQGNRTHALLRRVKDLSVNEFVCLLDFITAEFQQFLRAIELINNEALENMLEKVLEAITLKIGQILQAEHTAIFLVDYDKGQLWSKVPQDNGQKFLEIRTPITFGIPGHVASTGQYLNIDETSTHPLFNPDLEKQMGYEIRNILCMPVVSSKNQIVAVVQLANKAGDTPFNQEDEEHFRDFAASIGIILETCQSFYVAARNQRGATALLRATQTLGQSLDLEATLQIVMEQARILMQADRSTLFLYRKEMGELWTKVAAAADTINSMEIRIPANRGIAGYVASTGQALNIPDAYKDPRFDPSTDKKTGYVTRNILCLPVFNSANELIGVTQLINKQQGSFTSSDEEFMRAFNIQAGVALENARLFENVLLEKQYQKDILQSLSDAVISTDMAGRIVTINDAALALLGCPLREANNKSNKMLWEHNLIGRLVWEIVPVENLQMRLEDSLKTGAKHYVPEQSLTVGIYQLQSAEGILTSETQYSILTIRDRTNPNIFLTWNLPLTPQSKFLTAEQVKILDRSINLTVNPLTNPEGGVRGGLVVLEDISREKRLKTTMYRYLTPHVAEQVLAVGEDALMVGERKEVTILFSDIRGYTSLTENLGAAEVVSLLNQYFETMVEAVFNYEGTLDKFIGDALMAVFGAPLPLTENHAWRAVQSALDMRRRLEEFNQRRIIQAQPEIHIGIGISSGDVVSGNIGSQKRMDYTVIGDSVNLSSRLETVTKEYGCDILLSEFTYQLCSDRIWVRQLDKIRVKGKHQAVNIYELISDRTTTLDATTQEFLFHYHAGRAAYLSRNFTGAIACFTAAKKIRPTDQGVNLHLERAYNYQHTPPPENWDGVWTMTVK from the coding sequence TTGACTCTTCCGAACCCTGGTAGCGTCTTGGCTACATTAACAGAACTGACTCAAGGGAATCGCACCCACGCTTTATTGCGGCGGGTCAAAGACCTTTCTGTTAATGAATTTGTTTGCTTATTAGACTTTATTACTGCCGAATTTCAGCAATTTCTGAGAGCTATTGAACTGATTAATAATGAAGCTCTAGAAAATATGTTGGAGAAAGTCTTAGAAGCAATCACACTCAAAATTGGTCAAATTCTCCAAGCAGAACATACAGCTATTTTTTTAGTTGACTATGATAAAGGTCAATTGTGGTCAAAAGTTCCTCAAGATAATGGACAGAAGTTTTTAGAAATTCGTACTCCCATTACTTTCGGTATTCCTGGTCATGTTGCTAGTACAGGTCAATATTTAAATATTGATGAAACGTCTACTCATCCTCTATTTAATCCAGACCTAGAAAAACAAATGGGCTATGAAATTCGCAATATTTTATGTATGCCCGTTGTTAGTAGCAAAAACCAGATAGTTGCAGTAGTACAACTAGCAAATAAAGCTGGTGATACACCTTTTAATCAGGAAGATGAAGAACATTTTCGAGATTTTGCAGCTTCGATTGGCATTATCTTAGAAACTTGTCAGTCTTTTTATGTAGCAGCTCGCAATCAACGGGGCGCAACGGCACTTTTACGGGCGACTCAAACCCTAGGGCAAAGTTTAGATTTAGAAGCTACTTTGCAAATAGTTATGGAACAAGCCCGAATTTTAATGCAAGCAGACCGCAGTACGCTGTTTTTGTATCGCAAAGAAATGGGGGAACTGTGGACAAAGGTAGCCGCCGCCGCAGATACTATAAATTCAATGGAAATTCGTATTCCTGCTAACCGTGGTATTGCTGGTTATGTAGCATCAACAGGACAAGCACTCAATATTCCTGATGCTTATAAAGACCCTCGGTTTGACCCTTCAACAGATAAAAAAACTGGTTATGTAACGCGGAATATTCTATGTTTACCTGTATTCAATTCAGCTAATGAATTAATTGGGGTAACGCAGTTAATTAATAAACAACAAGGTAGTTTTACTTCCTCTGATGAAGAGTTTATGCGGGCTTTTAATATTCAGGCGGGAGTTGCTTTAGAAAATGCTCGCTTATTTGAAAATGTCCTGCTAGAAAAACAGTACCAAAAAGATATTTTACAAAGTTTATCAGATGCTGTGATTTCTACAGATATGGCTGGTCGGATTGTCACTATTAACGATGCAGCCTTAGCATTATTGGGTTGTCCTTTGAGGGAAGCCAACAATAAAAGCAATAAAATGCTGTGGGAACACAATTTAATTGGTCGTCTCGTTTGGGAGATTGTACCAGTTGAAAATTTACAAATGCGTTTAGAAGATAGTTTAAAAACTGGTGCTAAACATTATGTACCGGAACAAAGTTTAACAGTGGGGATTTATCAGTTACAAAGTGCTGAGGGGATTCTAACGAGTGAAACACAGTATTCTATTTTGACAATACGCGATCGCACCAATCCTAACATTTTTCTGACTTGGAATTTACCCCTCACCCCCCAATCCAAGTTTTTAACGGCTGAACAGGTAAAAATCCTCGACCGCAGTATTAATCTGACGGTGAATCCCCTAACTAACCCAGAAGGCGGCGTTAGAGGTGGTTTGGTAGTTTTGGAAGATATCAGCCGAGAAAAACGCTTGAAAACTACCATGTACCGCTATCTGACACCCCACGTAGCAGAACAAGTATTGGCTGTTGGGGAAGATGCTTTAATGGTGGGTGAACGGAAGGAAGTAACTATATTATTTTCAGATATTCGCGGTTACACCTCACTCACAGAAAACCTCGGTGCGGCGGAGGTGGTTTCACTGCTAAATCAGTATTTTGAAACAATGGTGGAAGCCGTTTTTAACTACGAAGGTACTCTCGACAAATTTATTGGCGATGCGTTAATGGCCGTATTTGGCGCACCCTTACCACTCACAGAAAACCATGCTTGGCGAGCGGTACAATCAGCTTTAGATATGCGCCGACGCTTGGAGGAATTTAACCAACGCCGCATTATCCAGGCGCAGCCAGAAATTCATATTGGTATCGGTATTAGTTCCGGGGACGTGGTTTCAGGAAATATAGGTTCTCAAAAACGGATGGATTATACAGTGATTGGGGATAGTGTAAATTTAAGTTCACGCTTGGAAACAGTCACTAAAGAATATGGTTGTGACATTCTTTTGAGCGAGTTTACTTATCAATTATGCAGCGATCGCATTTGGGTACGCCAATTAGATAAAATCAGAGTTAAAGGGAAACACCAAGCCGTCAATATCTACGAGTTAATTAGCGATCGCACTACTACTTTAGATGCTACCACCCAGGAGTTTTTGTTTCACTACCATGCTGGCCGTGCAGCTTATTTATCTCGTAATTTTACAGGAGCGATCGCTTGTTTTACAGCTGCCAAAAAAATTCGCCCCACAGACCAAGGAGTGAATCTCCACCTAGAACGCGCCTATAATTACCAACACACACCACCTCCAGAAAACTGGGATGGAGTCTGGACAATGACAGTCAAATAA
- a CDS encoding DUF7219 family protein, translated as MEQKIVTKENFLYPRSRYYGQVKPENLVFNANLQEFAQKISYVCNLETGGKLQPEEAYEQIKALWKNLKRTRKQLQIGDNPFQNGDENAEG; from the coding sequence ATGGAGCAAAAAATAGTGACGAAAGAGAACTTTCTCTATCCTCGTAGTCGTTATTACGGTCAAGTGAAGCCAGAAAACTTAGTTTTTAATGCCAATCTCCAGGAATTTGCCCAAAAGATAAGTTATGTCTGTAACTTAGAAACTGGTGGAAAATTGCAACCAGAAGAAGCATATGAACAAATTAAAGCTTTGTGGAAAAACTTAAAGCGTACAAGAAAACAGCTGCAAATTGGTGATAATCCATTTCAAAATGGAGATGAGAACGCTGAAGGGTAA
- the ubiE gene encoding bifunctional demethylmenaquinone methyltransferase/2-methoxy-6-polyprenyl-1,4-benzoquinol methylase UbiE: protein MSNEIRAIFDRIAPVYDQFNDWLSLGQHRIWKEMAIKWSAAKPGDTCLDLCCGSGDLALSLARRAGTTGKIYGVDFSCNLLTMAKERSQTHYPQFALSWVEADVLNLPFDDNHFDAATMGYGLRNVTDIRRSLQELHRVLKPSARAAILDFHRPTNHQFRTFQQWYLDHIVVPMAEHMGMKEEYAYISPSLDRFPQGREQVELAYQVGFTSATHYPIANGMMGILVIIK, encoded by the coding sequence ATGAGTAACGAAATCCGTGCCATTTTTGACCGTATTGCCCCAGTGTACGACCAGTTCAACGATTGGTTAAGCCTGGGACAACACCGCATATGGAAAGAAATGGCTATCAAATGGAGTGCGGCTAAACCTGGAGATACTTGCCTCGACTTATGTTGTGGGAGTGGTGATTTAGCCTTAAGTTTGGCTAGACGTGCAGGAACAACAGGAAAAATTTACGGAGTAGACTTTTCCTGCAACCTGCTAACAATGGCAAAAGAACGCTCTCAAACACATTACCCCCAATTTGCCCTCTCTTGGGTAGAAGCAGATGTACTGAATTTACCCTTTGATGACAATCACTTTGATGCCGCAACAATGGGCTATGGTTTAAGAAATGTAACAGATATTCGCCGTAGTCTGCAAGAATTACACCGTGTCCTCAAACCTAGTGCGCGGGCAGCCATTTTAGACTTTCATCGCCCTACAAATCACCAATTCCGCACCTTTCAGCAATGGTATTTAGATCATATAGTTGTGCCGATGGCCGAGCATATGGGTATGAAAGAAGAATATGCCTACATCAGCCCCAGCTTAGATCGCTTTCCCCAAGGGAGAGAGCAAGTAGAGTTAGCCTACCAAGTTGGTTTTACCTCAGCCACACACTACCCCATCGCGAACGGTATGATGGGAATATTGGTAATTATTAAATAG
- a CDS encoding DUF445 domain-containing protein, which translates to MDWSHLLLYVSPPVLGAIIGYFTNDIAIKMLFRPYRAIYIAGRRVPFTPGLIPANQERLAKNISDTIMGSLLTPDELQKLARRLLETERVESAILWLLRLAIDQIKADKNQKTTKIVAGILRDLLGESLPRLLKVLARQEDFLEAQINQIFDQILLELQLSEEQATRLADWFLEVVLPPDMLRQAIIDFLTDRTIQIIDESFREKTSGTYWVVANLFGLRNTLTRLRTFCLDEKEATNARLQELIQDLQMRDRLRKTLQNLSLQNLPIGTVRQLRKTTRETVRQYIQTSGGELLQGLTESVNWENIAKLLLNRLSNSPVVINSLEVVSQELALILERYLEKDLEKIVAQTIPILSIDQVIVDRVKSTSPADLENAIEGIVKNELQAIVTLGGILGFVVGSLQTVFLLFNQR; encoded by the coding sequence GTGGATTGGTCTCATCTTTTACTTTATGTATCTCCCCCTGTATTGGGTGCAATTATTGGCTATTTCACGAATGACATAGCCATCAAAATGTTATTTCGTCCCTACAGAGCAATTTATATTGCCGGACGGAGAGTACCATTCACCCCTGGATTGATTCCTGCGAATCAAGAACGGTTGGCAAAAAATATTTCTGATACAATCATGGGGTCACTGCTGACACCAGATGAGTTACAAAAACTGGCCCGTAGGTTATTAGAAACAGAACGGGTAGAGTCAGCAATTCTTTGGTTATTGCGACTGGCTATAGATCAAATTAAAGCCGATAAAAACCAGAAAACTACAAAAATTGTGGCGGGGATTCTGCGTGATTTGTTGGGAGAATCTTTACCGCGTCTCTTGAAGGTGCTAGCAAGACAGGAAGACTTTTTAGAAGCACAAATAAATCAAATTTTTGACCAGATATTACTAGAGTTACAACTGAGTGAAGAACAAGCTACTCGATTGGCTGATTGGTTCTTGGAAGTAGTTTTGCCGCCAGATATGTTAAGGCAGGCAATTATAGATTTTTTAACTGATCGCACGATTCAAATTATTGACGAAAGCTTTCGCGAAAAAACCAGTGGTACTTATTGGGTAGTGGCGAATCTGTTTGGTTTGCGGAATACTCTTACACGGCTACGGACTTTTTGCTTAGATGAAAAAGAAGCCACCAATGCTAGGTTACAGGAATTAATACAAGATTTGCAGATGCGCGATCGCCTCAGAAAAACTCTGCAAAATCTATCATTGCAAAATTTACCAATTGGGACAGTCCGCCAACTGCGAAAAACCACACGAGAAACCGTCCGCCAATACATTCAAACAAGTGGTGGTGAATTACTGCAAGGGTTAACTGAGTCTGTAAATTGGGAAAATATTGCTAAATTACTGTTAAATCGTCTAAGTAACTCACCTGTAGTTATAAATTCGTTAGAAGTTGTCAGTCAAGAATTAGCACTAATTTTAGAGCGATATTTAGAAAAAGATTTAGAAAAAATTGTAGCCCAAACCATCCCTATTTTATCAATAGATCAAGTAATTGTTGACCGCGTAAAATCAACATCACCTGCTGATTTAGAAAATGCTATTGAAGGAATTGTCAAAAATGAGTTGCAGGCAATTGTTACTTTAGGAGGAATCTTAGGTTTTGTTGTAGGGTCATTGCAGACAGTATTTTTATTATTTAATCAACGGTAA
- a CDS encoding DUF1257 domain-containing protein, translated as MSHFSTLRTKITDAEILKASLRDLGISVKTEADVRGYNGQRLRSDIVAVLEGEYDLGWSRNSDGSFDLIADLWGVAKKHNQTELINSINQKYAVNKTLAEVKQRGLQNANVKLVLQ; from the coding sequence ATGTCTCATTTTAGCACTCTTCGCACCAAAATCACCGATGCCGAAATTTTAAAAGCTTCCTTGCGCGACCTGGGTATCAGCGTAAAAACAGAAGCTGATGTACGCGGTTATAACGGTCAGCGTCTTCGTTCCGACATCGTTGCAGTATTGGAAGGCGAATATGACTTGGGCTGGTCTCGCAACAGTGATGGTTCTTTTGACCTAATCGCTGACCTGTGGGGTGTTGCTAAGAAGCACAACCAAACCGAGTTGATCAACTCCATTAACCAAAAATACGCTGTTAACAAAACCTTGGCTGAAGTAAAACAGCGCGGTTTGCAAAACGCCAACGTGAAATTAGTATTGCAATAA